GGCTCACTTTGTAGACAAACTTTTAAATTATAACTAACAATATTAGATTGAGGAATATATTTATGACATCATCTATTGAAAAAGAAGTAATAGACATCGTTGTAGAGCAGCTTGGAGTTGATATAGCTGAGGTGACAATGCAAAAGTCATTTGTAGAGGATTTAAATGCGGATTCTCTCGATTTGACAGAGCTTATTATGACTTTTGAAGAAAAATTTGGTTTTGAAATCCCGGAAGAGGTTGC
This window of the Simkaniaceae bacterium genome carries:
- the acpP gene encoding acyl carrier protein — encoded protein: MTSSIEKEVIDIVVEQLGVDIAEVTMQKSFVEDLNADSLDLTELIMTFEEKFGFEIPEEVAETLKTVGDVVAYVEEKQKQA